The Lolium perenne isolate Kyuss_39 chromosome 6, Kyuss_2.0, whole genome shotgun sequence genome segment CGGCCCACCTggcccagatcgggcccagaTCCCCCGACTTTGACGACGACGCGCTGCCGCCGACCTCCTTCGACCTGTTCGTCAACGAGGCCGCCGAGGCGGGCGCCACCACCGGGGCCGGGGACGACAGCCGCGTGCACCTCCGCGCGCAGCAGCGCAATGGCAGGAAGACGCTGACCACGGTGCAGGGGCTTAGCAAGGGCTACGACTACGCCAAGGTGCTGCGGGACCTCAAGCGGGAGCTCTGCTGCAACGGCACCGTCATCGAGGACAAGGAGCTCGGCAACGACATCCAGCTGCAGGGCGACCACCGCAAGAAGGTCGCCGCCATCATCGCCAAGGCCGGGCTCGCAAAGATGGACTGCATCAAGGTCCACGGCTTCTAGTCAAGCGCGTCGTCTAGATCGGCCTAGACCTTGCGCTGCCCCACGCTGCACCGCTGCCCACCACGCCACCTCGGACGCTCGCCTTCACCGCCTCGGCCTACCGCACCGCCGCAGTCCTCCACATCGCCATCTCTCCGTGCGAAGAGGAGGCAAGAGAGGTCTGCCCGCCTGCCCTCCGCCTTCGGCGGCCGGGCGCCGCCACCCCTGCCGGCCACCCctgccggcgccggcggcggcagcggcaagGGGAGCTCGAAGATTGGTTGTTTGGCGGGGTGTGGGGCGCCCTCCGGAACCGCCCGCACGAGCGGCCCGGGAGGGAGATTTAGTTGCATATGCAGCTATGTATTTTAAAATGTAAACTTCAAAAGCATTAAGAAATCGATACCACTCTAAAAAAGGCAGTTTGATTGTACTTTGGTGCACCCAAATAATTCATTGGTTGGGAACATGAATGGTAGAAAAAGAGAAAACTGAAATCCATTTTATTCTCATGCCGTCTTCACATGTATCACGAATAAAGGATTTACCACTGACTTAACACCAATCGAGAAGCATAATAAGAGGGTCAGATT includes the following:
- the LOC127307589 gene encoding protein translation factor SUI1 homolog 1-like; translation: MPLTGFGEDERAWNPARLLGNRRVASRPAKEQQRQCARSFARLQTPSRARATAAHLAQIGPRSPDFDDDALPPTSFDLFVNEAAEAGATTGAGDDSRVHLRAQQRNGRKTLTTVQGLSKGYDYAKVLRDLKRELCCNGTVIEDKELGNDIQLQGDHRKKVAAIIAKAGLAKMDCIKVHGF